CAAGGGAGGTTGTAGAAATTCACAACATCCCTAACATCAGAGATGTCAACAAGCTTATGGAACTTTTAGAAGACATGGGTGTTAAGCGAACTAAACTGGGAGAAGGTTCTTATAGGTTTGAAGCTTCTGAAGTTAATTTTGAATATTTCGAAACAGAGGCATATAAAGAGAAAGCTTCTTCTTTAAGAGGTTCCATCATGCTTCTAGGGCCTATGTTGGCTCGCTTTTCTAAAGGTAAAGCACCAAGACCAGGTGGAGATAAAATAGGAAGAAGACCTCTTGATACCCACTTTGTAGGTTTTCAAAAACTGGGAGCTACTTTTACTTACGAAGCCGATGATGCTTTCTACACCGTAGATGGTGAAAATATGGAAGGTGGTTACGTATGGATGGATGAAATATCTGTTACTGGTACTGCCAATGTGGTTATGGCGGCCGTAATGACAAAAGGTATTACTACCGTTTATAATGCGGCATGTGAGCCATACCTTCAGCAATTATGCAAAATGCTTAACCGTATGGGTGCAAAAATTGAAGGAGTAGGTTCTAACTTACTTACCATAGAAGGTGTAGAAGAAATGAGCGGCTGCGAGCATACCATGCTTCCTGACATGATTGAGATTGGTAGTTTCATTGGCCTAGCGGCAATGACAAAATCAGAAATCACAATCAAAAACTGTCAAATAAAAGAATTAGGAATTATCCCTGCCACTTTCAAGAAACTAGGAATTGAAATGGAATTTAGAGGTGATGATATCTATATTCCTGCTCAAGAGAATTACGAAATCAATACTTTAATTGACGGTTCCATATTGACTATTTATGATGCTCCATGGCCTGGTTTTACTCCAGACCTTATATCCATCATTTTGGTTACGGCCATACAGGCAAAAGGCACGCTCTTAGTTCACCAAAAAATGTTTGAAAGTCGTTTATTTTTCGTGGATAAACTTATCGACATGGGTGGTCAAATTATTCTTTGTGACCCACACAGAGCTACCGTAGTAGGCCTTAACCGTACTCATAATTTGAAAGGAATCAGAATGACTTCCCCAGATATCAGAGCAGGTGTGGCTCTTTTAATAGCTGCACTTTCGGCTGATGGAACAAGTATCATTGACAATATAGAGCAGATAGACCGTGGATATCAAAACATTGACGACCGTCTTAATGCTATTGGAGCTGAAATAGTTCGTGTATAAAAGCACGTGCAAAGCATATAAAAAAAGGAGAGTTTTAACAACTCTCCTTTTTTTATGCCTTAGACTTTCAAATTGATTTATTTTA
This sequence is a window from Arcticibacterium luteifluviistationis. Protein-coding genes within it:
- the murA gene encoding UDP-N-acetylglucosamine 1-carboxyvinyltransferase, with product MSSFKITGGKKLQGELTPQGAKNEALQILCAVILTREVVEIHNIPNIRDVNKLMELLEDMGVKRTKLGEGSYRFEASEVNFEYFETEAYKEKASSLRGSIMLLGPMLARFSKGKAPRPGGDKIGRRPLDTHFVGFQKLGATFTYEADDAFYTVDGENMEGGYVWMDEISVTGTANVVMAAVMTKGITTVYNAACEPYLQQLCKMLNRMGAKIEGVGSNLLTIEGVEEMSGCEHTMLPDMIEIGSFIGLAAMTKSEITIKNCQIKELGIIPATFKKLGIEMEFRGDDIYIPAQENYEINTLIDGSILTIYDAPWPGFTPDLISIILVTAIQAKGTLLVHQKMFESRLFFVDKLIDMGGQIILCDPHRATVVGLNRTHNLKGIRMTSPDIRAGVALLIAALSADGTSIIDNIEQIDRGYQNIDDRLNAIGAEIVRV